GTTGGTTACCCGCACGGCTGGCCCGCTTCTTCGAAACCAATAGCTAAGACTGGTTAAAGCGGGCCTGCGGGCTCATCAGGAGCGGAAACGCTCCAGCAAGACACGCTCACTTTCAACGCGCTCGCGCAATTGGCGAATCTGCGTATCCAGCTCGGACTGCTGATAGAAGTCCTGAGTCAGATTGCGCGCCTGCTGCAATTGCTCCACCGCCGTAGGCAAGGCCCCAACTAATTCATAATATTGAGCCATGGCACGTCGGGCTTTCACCCCATCACCCAAACGGTCGTACGTTTGTGCCAGCAGCTGATGCAGTTGGGGTTCATCAGGCCATTGCTTGATGCGATCCATCAAGAAAGCCTGGGCCTGATCGTTCTGCCCCAATTGCTGCAGGACCTGCACATATGCCAGGGCAACCCCTTGGCTCTTGGGCCAACGCTGCCAGGCCTGCTTGGCCAAGTTCAGGGCGCCTTGTACATCACGATCGGCAATCGCAATGCGTATATCCAGGGTATCCAGTTCAGGAGCCTGAAACTTGCCTTGCGCCCGCGCCTGGGCCAGATGCGCGCGGGCCTGCTCGTAATCCTGGCGGCCTTGCGCAATATAGGCCAGGCCATACTGTGCCGCCGAACGCTCCAGATCGCTTTGCGACTGATTCGAGCTTTGCAGCGCCTGCTCCAGAACACGCAAGGACTGCCCGCCCCCAGCCTGCATCACCATCAACTTCGCACGGATATACCAGAACGAGGGCGTATCCTGATAATTGCTGGCTGGCAGACCACGCACCCGGTTGCTGATGTCCGATTCACGCTGCTGGGACATGGGGTGAGTGCTGGCGTACTCATTGGCTGTCGCACGTTCATTCAGGCGCGAAGCCGCGGCCAGACGTTGAAACATCTGCACCATACCTTGAGGTTCGTAGCCTGCCTTGAGCAGCATTTCGAAGCCGACCCGGTCAGCTTCCTGCTCAGCCTGACGCGAAAAGCCCAGTTGACGGTCCACCGCCGCCGCCTGTCCGAAAGCAGCCGCCCCCATCGCCAGATCACCGCTGCCCGCCAAGGCGCCCAACAAGGCACCGGCCAGGGCGGCAATCAGCAAATGGTTGCTTTGTGCACTTTGAGTAATACCGCGAGCAACGTGACGTTGCGCTACGTGGGCAATTTCGTGCGCCAGAACTGAGGCCAGTTCAGACTCGGACTGCGAAGCCGTAAACAGGCCGCTATGAATACCGATATAACCACCGGGCAAGGCGAAGGCGTTGATGCTGCTATCGCGCAAGGCAAATACCGTCACGGGCTGCGCCATGGCGGGGCCGTACTGGGCCAGTTTGCGGCCCATATCCGTCAGATACTGATTGATATCCGGGTCCGACACATATTCGGGCGAGCGCCTGCCCTGCTCCATGATGGCGTTGCCCAGCGTCCTTTCCAAAGCCGGCGACAACTCGGCGCCCGAGGCCGCTCCCATGGAAGGAATGCCCATAGGCTGCGCCTGCACAGGCAACACCGAACTGAACGCCAGCGACAATGCCAGACATAAAGAAAGCGCGGAACGGGCGGGTTTAAACTGCATGGATACTCCCGACAAAATCAATTGGCCCTGACCATCATAGCGCTTGCCCGCTTGCGAGATTCTGGCAAACGGTGACGCGCTGACAGGCGCATCAAGGTGCCCAAGGCATACAAAAGGCCAAACACTTCCACCAGACCGGCCAGCACCCACATGATCAGCCCCCCCATGACCTGATCAGCCAGCGCATCCATGCCCGGAATGGCACGACCACATAAATCGAAAATCGGATACAGGTCGTATTCGGTAAAGGTGATGATGGCACCCACAACCATTTGCGGCACCATGGTGATAACCGGCGAAAGTATACGCCCCCCCACCGACAGCCGGGCCGGTGGCGAAGGCCGACGATCCAGAATCAGGTTCCAGTACATGATCCCGCTGATAACCACAGACCAGTTCATCAAACGGTACAGACGCCAGTCCAGCATGGAGTAAAACTGCACCGTGGGCAGCATCCAGATCAGGACCAGGAAAACAAACAGAAAGGCGACCAGTATCGGGTTGGTCAGGATAGCCTGAACGCGTCGGCCACTGGGTCTACGCAGCCATTGAGCCAGAGCACGACGCCAGCTTAAAGGCAGGCCGGCGCGCAGGGTCTGGCCAGGGTAGGCTCCCATCAGGAACAAGGGGCCCAGATGATGCAAGATCAAATGCTGGGCCCGATGGATGAAGAACATGCGCTCGGCGTAATAGTCCAGACGCGTGTGCAAGGAAAGATAGAGGAGAATCAGGCCAATCCAGAAGAAGGACTGGCGCAAAAGATTGGGGCGGTGTACTTGCCGCCCCCGGACGTACAAAGCAATGACCAGCAAAAAGGTCAAAAGCAGAACAGGAGAAAACTCCCAAGGTGTCAGCCAGTCGAGCAAGGACATAGCAGCGCCATCCGCAAATCCAGTTGCGGTTTAGTTTATAGCAATACGCTCCCGTCCTGCCCACTTCACATTCAGCACACCGGGATAATCCCGAATCAGCCGTGCACGCTGCATCAGCTCTGCGCGCAGTTCAGGCGGGCAGGTCAAGGTCACACACGCGGTATCGTGCGTATCGGAATGGTCTACCTGCACATTGGCCACGCGGATACCTGCCGTATTCAGGTCCGAGTAAATACGACGCCGGATCTGGGCCAGATCGCCACGAGGGCAGACAACCGTCAAACGGGAGACGGACAAAGGGGCACGAGCACGCAGGGCAGAAGCCTGGATGCCGGCACGGCGCAAAAAGAGATCGAAAATACGCATACATTCCCCCTATTGCACATTAAAGTTGCAACACATCAGGATTCAGAAAGCCAAGGGCTTTCCAGAGAATGAAATGGCGGGGAATTTAAGGCAGCAGAACAGCCGCCTGAGACACCACGCCCTGAAATTTCCAGGACGCGGCAAGCTGTGAAGGAATCAGCGGGCCTGAACGCGCCTGGACATAGATAGGTCGAACATAGATCGACTAGCACTGTCGCCGGGGTCGGGATTCACCACACAGCTCCTATAAAACTAAAGAACCCGTATTGTAACGTGCGCAAGGCCTCGCCACAAGGGCAGGCCTGTGAAAAACCTTTACTTTACAAGGCACTTGATGTGTTTAATACACAGACAGATCCAGCCAGCCCATATAGCGATAAAAGGCCATGATGATGTGTACCAGCCAGAACAGGCTGATATTGGCAAAGGCAACCGTCGAGACCACCGCTGTCAGGACGCTGGGCCAGCCATGCTGATTGTGTTGCTCGCTTTGGGGGTTGTAGAGCGCGTCAAATTTTTCGGGGCTACGCAGCGCCAGAATCACGGCCTCGATAATCCCGGCACTGACCGGCAAGATCAGCAAATTGGGGAATAACGAATCCAGCCCCTGCTGAAACACCAGCGTTCCCAGAATGGCCAGGCTGGTAAACATCAAAGGGACATACCAAAAACGTCTGCCCAGATAGCGGTGCTGTGCGCCCACCACACCTAATAGAAGAGACAGCCACGCAGCGGTGACTTTATGGCGAAAAGGTTTGGTCTGTTCAAATGACAAAGTCTGCTGAGACATGCAGGGCATCCAATCCGGGCTTGTGCTGCCAGCCATTGCGCACAGCTGTCATTTGCTTAAAGCCAATTTGACAGCCACCTTCCCGTACAATACCTGAATTACTTCCTTGCCGTCATGAGGTCCCCCATGAATGCCACCGACTACGACATCGCCATTTGTGGCGCCGGTCCCGTAGGCGCATCTTTGGCGCTAATGCTGGCTGCCCAGCACCCAAGCCCGTCACGCATTGCCGTTCTGGGGAAAAACTTCAATCTGGCCAGTACCGAACATGCCCAGGGCGATCCACGCACCCTGGCCCTGAATCACGGCAGCCGTCGCCTGATTCTGAATCAGCTCAAAGCCTGGCCCGAGCGCGCCGCCCTGATGCGCACCGTGCATGTTTCCCAAAAAGGACGCCTGGGCCGTTGTCTGATTCAAGCCGACGAACTGGGTGTACCTGACCTTGGCGCCGTGGTTCATTACGATGATTTGCTCTGGGCCCTGCATGCCCGGCTCCGGGACAGCGGCGTCACGCTGCTGTCCGCTCAGGAGGCCCGTACTCACTCCGCCCCCAAACAGATTCTGGTCGACCACGATGCGGGTCAGGCCACAGCCTTGATTGCCGTGCAATGTGATGGCGTCCGTCCAAGCGGCGTGCGACGCGATTACGGTCAACACGCCTTGTTGACGACGGTGCGCGCCAGCCAGCCTCAAACCGGCTGGGCCTACGAGCGCTTTACCGAACACGGCCCCTTTGCCGCACTGCCCCACCCTGATGCACCCGACCTGTATGCCATCGTCTGGTGCAACAGCCCTGAACGCAGCCAATCTCTATCCGAACTGCCGGTCGAGGCGTTTCAGGCCGCCATGTTGCAAGCCTTTGGAGAGCGCCTGGGACATCTGGAGCTGGTCTCCAAGCGTCACATCTTTCCCCTCGCCTTTCATGCCGGCCCCAGCCGCTTGTCCGAGCGCCTGCTGGCAGTCGGCAATGCCGCCCAGACCTTGCACCCGGTGGCCGGTCAGGGCCTGAACCTGGGCCTGCGTGATGTCGCACAATTGTCACAGTGTCTGGCCGCCTGGCAAGCCGATTGCAGCCAGAACCCCGATCCCTTTTTGGCGCGTTATGCCCGTCTGCGTCGCCCCGATCGCTGGTTGACCGCCGCCATCACCGACACCTTGCCGCGTCTGTTTGCGACCAAGAATCCGTTGATACAACATGCGTGTGGTCTGGGGCTGTTGGCCATGGACACCCTGCCGTTCGCTCGTCAGCCCTTTGCACGGCAATTGCTGCAAGGGATGCGCGCCTAGGCCCCTCTGTCATGCAGGTCCCGATGCGGGGCCTGCCCTTTTCTTCTTGTAAGTCCTTGCCCACGAAGCCGTGCCGCAGGGTTAAAATCTTCCCCATGCGTATCGGCCCCTGGACCCTTCCTAACCCCATTTTCATTGCCCCCATGGCTGGAGTCACAGACAGACCTTATCGTCGTCTGTGCAAGACGCTGGGCGCCGGTTATGCTGTCTCGGAAATGGCCGCCAGCAACAAGCGCTTGTGGGACAGCGTAAAAACATCCCGACGTCTGAATCACGAGGGTGAGGCTGATCCGGTTGCTGTACAGATTGCCGGTTCCGACCCTGAAATGATGGCCGAAGCAGCCGTGTTCAATATCAGCAAAGGCGCTCGCATCATCGATATCAATATGGGTTGCCCGGCCAAAAAAGTGTGTAACGTGGCCTCGGGTTCCGCGCTCTTGCGTGACGAGCCACGCATCATTGAAATCCTTGAACACGTTGTCAAGGCATGTACTCCCTACCAGGTTCCGGTTACACTCAAGACCCGCACCGGCTGGGATGCGCAATCGCGCAATGCTGTTCGTATTGCCCGCTTGGCCGAGGATATCGGCATCGCCGCTTTGACCCTGCATGGCCGCACACGCTGCGACTTCTACCAGGGCCACGCCGAATACGACACCATACGCGAAGTCAAAAACAGCCTCTCTATTCCGGTCATCGCCAATGGGGATATCGATAGTCCCGAAAAGGCAAAATTCGTACTAGAGTACACCGGAGCGGATGCCGTCATGATCGGTCGAGCCGCGCAAGGACGTCCCTGGATTTTCCGGGAAATCCTGCATTACCTCGAACATGGCGAACATCGTGCAGCCCCCACCTTTGGCGAGCTGCGCGATTGCATGATCGAACACCTGCAAGACCACTACGCTTTCTACGGGCAGCACACTGGAGTACGTACTGCCCGCAAGCACATAGGCTGGTATCTGTCGGATATGCCGGACTCCCGACACTGGCTGGATCAGATTAATCGTATCGAAAACTGTGCAGATCAATTAGAAGCCATTACTCACTGGTTTCAAGAATGCGACCTGGACCAGCCCTACCTGCAATAACAGACAGCTGTGTGGCTCTTTTGTATTTAAGTACTACGTATACCTTCAGAAAAAAATGTCAACGACCAACCCACTAGAACAGTCCGTACGTGAACGCCTCGAACGCTACTTCGCCGATCTGGGCGAATCCGAGCCACGCGATCTGTTGTCGATGGTCATCTCCTGCGTGGAACGGCCTGTCCTGCAAGTTGCCCTGGAGAAATCCGCGGGCAACCAATCCAAGGCCGCAGAAATGCTGGGCATCACGCGTAGTACTTTGCGCAAGAAGCTCAGCGCCCACAATCTGCAACCCTGATTCCTAACTCTCACGTCTCACCTTCCATGAAAATCCAGACAGCTCTTCTCTCTGTCTCCGACAAAACCGGTATTGTCGAATTTGCCCAAGCACTCGCCCAGCGGGGAGTGCGGCTTCTATCCACTGGCGGCACGGCCAAGCTGCTGGCCCAGGCCGGCCTGACTGTTACCGAAGTGGCCCAGCACACCGGTTCGCCAGAAATTCTGGATGGCCGTGTCAAAACACTGCATCCAAAAATTCACGGTGGCCTGCTGGCCCGTCGCGACAGCGCCGAACACTTGAAGACTCTGGAAGAGCACGGCATTGACCGTATCGATCTGCTGGTCGTCAACCTCTACCCTTTCCGTGAAACCATTGCCAAGCCTGGTTGCACCTTTGCCGATGCGGTAGAGAACATTGATATTGGTGGCCCCGCCATGTTGCGCGCTGCTGCCAAAAACCACGGCACGCCTGAAGGCGGCGCCTGTGTCGTCATTGACCCCGTCGATTACGAACGCGTGCTGGCTGATATGGACGGCCCTGCTGGTCACCCTTCTTACGGCCTGCGTCTGGAACTGGCTGCCAAGGTCTACGCCCACACCGCCGCTTACGACGGTGCCATCGCGGCTTACCTGAGCAGTCTGGCTCAAGCCGAGCCTGCCCAGGACAGCGCCCCCGAAGTGAACACCTGGCCCAATGTGCTGACCATTCAGCTCAAACAGGAGCAGACTCTGCGCTACGGCGAGAACCCGCACCAAAGCGCGGCTTTCTACACAGACGGCACCATTGGCGAAGGTCTGCTGGGTCGCTACAAGCAATTGCAGGGCAAGGAACTGTCCTACAACAATATTGCTGACGCCGATGCCGCCTGGGAATGTGTACGCAGCTTTGACGCGGGCGCTTGCGTCATCGTCAAGCACGCCAATCCTTGCGGTGTAGCCCTGGGCGAAACCGCCGAGGAATCCTACCGCAAAGCGTTCCAAACCGATCCAACGTCGGCCTTTGGCGGCATTATTGCCTTCAACCGCGAAGTGGACGAAGCCGCTGCCCAGGCGATCAGCAGCCAGTTTGTGGAAGTGCTGCTGGCACCTTCCTACACTCAAGGTGCTCTGGACGTGTTTGCCGCGAAAAAGAACGTGCGCGTGCTGAGCATTCAGCCCGGCCAGGCTCACAACGCGTTTGACGTCAAGCGTGTCGGTGGCGGCTGGTTGGTACAAACACCCGACACGTTCCGCGATAACACCGAAGGCTTCAAGGTCGTGACGCAAGTCCAACCTAGCGCCCAGCAAATGCAAGACATGCTGTTTGCCTGGAACGTGGCCAAGTACGTGAAATCCAACGCGATCGTGTTCTGCGGTCAGGGCATGACGCTGGGCGTAGGTGCTGGCCAGATGAGCCGTGTGGACTCTGCCCGCATCGCTTCCATCAAGGCTGAAAACGCTGGCTTGACCCTGCAGGGTTCGGCTGTCGCGTCCGACGCTTTCTTCCCCTTCCGCGATGGTCTGGATGTGGTTGCCGAAGCGGGCGCCACCTGCGTGATTCAACCCGGCGGCAGCGTGCGTGATGACGAAGTCATTGCCGCCGCCAACGAGCGTGGAATTGCCATGGTCCTGACCGGCACACGCCACTTCCGTCACTAATATGCGAATCCTGGGCATAGACCCTGGCTTGCGTCGCACTGGTTTCGGAGTGATCGACGCCCAGGGGCCCAGCTTGCGCTATGTGGCCAGCGGGACCATTGTGGTCCCGCCTGATCTGCCTCTGGCAGAGCGACTAAAGCTGATTCTGACTCACATCACGGAAGTGATTGAGCAAAGCAAGCCCGATACCTCTGCCATCGAAAAAGTCTTTGTAAACAGCAACCCTGCCTCGACCCTTTTGCTGGGACAGGCTCGGGGTGCCGCCTTGTGTGCGCTGGCGGTAGGTGGGCTGGATGTGCATGAGTACACGGCCTTGCAGATCAAGAAAACCGTCACCGGCAGCGGCCATGCTGCCAAAGAACAAATCCAGCTGATGGTACAGCGGCTTCTGCAGCTGAACGGCCTGCCTGCGCCGGACTCGGCCGATGCCCTGGCCTGCGCCATCAGCCATGCTCATCACAGCAGTGTGGTGGGCGGCCTGCAAAAAAGCGGAGCCATCACCACCGGGCCGCGCCGTCGCATTCGCGCTGGCCGGATCTTGGGTTAACTATCCAGAAGGAACGTCATGATAGGTCGCATCCGGGGTACCTTGATCGAAAAACAACCGCCTACCATCTGTGTGGATGTGGGTGGGGTTGGTTATGAAATCGATGTACCCATGAGTACGCTCTACCAAATGCCGGAACTGGGCGCGCAGGTCAATCTGTTCACCCATCTGGCCATTCGTGAAGATGCTCACGTGCTGTTTGGCTTTTCCAGCCTGAACGAGCGCAGCACTTTCAAGGCACTGATCAAAGTCACCGGCATTGGCGCCCGCACGGCCCTGTCCTTGCTTTCGGGCATGAGTGCTGAAGAGCTGGCCGATGCTATTACCCGCCAGGAGACTTCCCGTCTGGTGAAGATTCCAGGCATAGGCAAGAAAACCGCCGAGCGTCTTTTGCTGGAACTGCGTGGCAAGCTGGGTGCAGACCTGGGCAGCGGTGGCGCCGTCAGCGCCACTCCCAATAGCCGTGATGATGTGTTGCACGCTTTGGAAGCCCTGGGCTACTCCAACAAGGAGGCCAGTATTGCTGTCAAAGCCTTGCCGGATGATATTGATGTGTCGGAAGGGATCAAGCAGGCATTGAAGTCGCTGTCACGCGCTTGATACGACACGACTATGTATAAAAAACCGGGCCGTTCATATGAACGGCCCGGTTTTTTTAACTATTCCATTCATCAAGCGAGCAGACGCCCCAGGGCGGACACATCCACATTCCCGCCACTGATCAGCACACCGACCTTGCGGCCTTGCAAATCACCCTGCCGCATTACCGCCGCGGCACCCAAGCAACCTGTAGGCTCCACCACCATCTTCATGCGTTCCGCAAAGAAACGCATGGCCTGAACCAGCTCGGGATCAAGCACCGTCAAAATATCCGTCACCATGCTGCGAATCAACTCAAATGTCATCGGTGCCAAAGCTTGGGTCAGCGCCCCATCAGCAATGGATGCAGGTGGCGCAATCTTGACGATCTCCCCACTGCGCAAGGACTGCTGGGCATCATCCCCTGCCTGCGGCTCCACACCAAAGACTTCGCAAGCCGGAGCCATGGCCTTGGCAGCCAGCAAGCAGCCCGACAGCAAGCCACCGCCTCCTAAGGGAACGTAGAACTGCTGCAAGTCCGGCACGTCCTGAAACAGCTCCAATGCAGCCGTCCCCTGCCCCGTGATGACATCGGGATGT
This genomic window from Alcaligenes faecalis contains:
- the purH gene encoding bifunctional phosphoribosylaminoimidazolecarboxamide formyltransferase/IMP cyclohydrolase, with the translated sequence MKIQTALLSVSDKTGIVEFAQALAQRGVRLLSTGGTAKLLAQAGLTVTEVAQHTGSPEILDGRVKTLHPKIHGGLLARRDSAEHLKTLEEHGIDRIDLLVVNLYPFRETIAKPGCTFADAVENIDIGGPAMLRAAAKNHGTPEGGACVVIDPVDYERVLADMDGPAGHPSYGLRLELAAKVYAHTAAYDGAIAAYLSSLAQAEPAQDSAPEVNTWPNVLTIQLKQEQTLRYGENPHQSAAFYTDGTIGEGLLGRYKQLQGKELSYNNIADADAAWECVRSFDAGACVIVKHANPCGVALGETAEESYRKAFQTDPTSAFGGIIAFNREVDEAAAQAISSQFVEVLLAPSYTQGALDVFAAKKNVRVLSIQPGQAHNAFDVKRVGGGWLVQTPDTFRDNTEGFKVVTQVQPSAQQMQDMLFAWNVAKYVKSNAIVFCGQGMTLGVGAGQMSRVDSARIASIKAENAGLTLQGSAVASDAFFPFRDGLDVVAEAGATCVIQPGGSVRDDEVIAAANERGIAMVLTGTRHFRH
- the ruvC gene encoding crossover junction endodeoxyribonuclease RuvC; the protein is MRILGIDPGLRRTGFGVIDAQGPSLRYVASGTIVVPPDLPLAERLKLILTHITEVIEQSKPDTSAIEKVFVNSNPASTLLLGQARGAALCALAVGGLDVHEYTALQIKKTVTGSGHAAKEQIQLMVQRLLQLNGLPAPDSADALACAISHAHHSSVVGGLQKSGAITTGPRRRIRAGRILG
- a CDS encoding M48 family metalloprotease, coding for MQFKPARSALSLCLALSLAFSSVLPVQAQPMGIPSMGAASGAELSPALERTLGNAIMEQGRRSPEYVSDPDINQYLTDMGRKLAQYGPAMAQPVTVFALRDSSINAFALPGGYIGIHSGLFTASQSESELASVLAHEIAHVAQRHVARGITQSAQSNHLLIAALAGALLGALAGSGDLAMGAAAFGQAAAVDRQLGFSRQAEQEADRVGFEMLLKAGYEPQGMVQMFQRLAAASRLNERATANEYASTHPMSQQRESDISNRVRGLPASNYQDTPSFWYIRAKLMVMQAGGGQSLRVLEQALQSSNQSQSDLERSAAQYGLAYIAQGRQDYEQARAHLAQARAQGKFQAPELDTLDIRIAIADRDVQGALNLAKQAWQRWPKSQGVALAYVQVLQQLGQNDQAQAFLMDRIKQWPDEPQLHQLLAQTYDRLGDGVKARRAMAQYYELVGALPTAVEQLQQARNLTQDFYQQSELDTQIRQLRERVESERVLLERFRS
- a CDS encoding FAD-dependent monooxygenase, translating into MNATDYDIAICGAGPVGASLALMLAAQHPSPSRIAVLGKNFNLASTEHAQGDPRTLALNHGSRRLILNQLKAWPERAALMRTVHVSQKGRLGRCLIQADELGVPDLGAVVHYDDLLWALHARLRDSGVTLLSAQEARTHSAPKQILVDHDAGQATALIAVQCDGVRPSGVRRDYGQHALLTTVRASQPQTGWAYERFTEHGPFAALPHPDAPDLYAIVWCNSPERSQSLSELPVEAFQAAMLQAFGERLGHLELVSKRHIFPLAFHAGPSRLSERLLAVGNAAQTLHPVAGQGLNLGLRDVAQLSQCLAAWQADCSQNPDPFLARYARLRRPDRWLTAAITDTLPRLFATKNPLIQHACGLGLLAMDTLPFARQPFARQLLQGMRA
- the ruvA gene encoding Holliday junction branch migration protein RuvA, which translates into the protein MIGRIRGTLIEKQPPTICVDVGGVGYEIDVPMSTLYQMPELGAQVNLFTHLAIREDAHVLFGFSSLNERSTFKALIKVTGIGARTALSLLSGMSAEELADAITRQETSRLVKIPGIGKKTAERLLLELRGKLGADLGSGGAVSATPNSRDDVLHALEALGYSNKEASIAVKALPDDIDVSEGIKQALKSLSRA
- the dusB gene encoding tRNA dihydrouridine synthase DusB, with amino-acid sequence MRIGPWTLPNPIFIAPMAGVTDRPYRRLCKTLGAGYAVSEMAASNKRLWDSVKTSRRLNHEGEADPVAVQIAGSDPEMMAEAAVFNISKGARIIDINMGCPAKKVCNVASGSALLRDEPRIIEILEHVVKACTPYQVPVTLKTRTGWDAQSRNAVRIARLAEDIGIAALTLHGRTRCDFYQGHAEYDTIREVKNSLSIPVIANGDIDSPEKAKFVLEYTGADAVMIGRAAQGRPWIFREILHYLEHGEHRAAPTFGELRDCMIEHLQDHYAFYGQHTGVRTARKHIGWYLSDMPDSRHWLDQINRIENCADQLEAITHWFQECDLDQPYLQ
- a CDS encoding cytochrome c oxidase assembly protein — encoded protein: MSLLDWLTPWEFSPVLLLTFLLVIALYVRGRQVHRPNLLRQSFFWIGLILLYLSLHTRLDYYAERMFFIHRAQHLILHHLGPLFLMGAYPGQTLRAGLPLSWRRALAQWLRRPSGRRVQAILTNPILVAFLFVFLVLIWMLPTVQFYSMLDWRLYRLMNWSVVISGIMYWNLILDRRPSPPARLSVGGRILSPVITMVPQMVVGAIITFTEYDLYPIFDLCGRAIPGMDALADQVMGGLIMWVLAGLVEVFGLLYALGTLMRLSARHRLPESRKRASAMMVRAN
- a CDS encoding helix-turn-helix domain-containing protein — protein: MSTTNPLEQSVRERLERYFADLGESEPRDLLSMVISCVERPVLQVALEKSAGNQSKAAEMLGITRSTLRKKLSAHNLQP
- a CDS encoding threo-3-hydroxy-L-aspartate ammonia-lyase, with the translated sequence MSLELPDFADVVAAAERLAPVAHRTPVLTSATLNERLNGEVYFKCENFQRIGAFKFRGGFNALAQLNEQQKKAGVVAFSSGNHAQAVALSAKLLGIPATIIMNSDAPAAKLAATRGYGAKVIEYDRLTQDRAQIAQELVDREGLTLIPPFAHPDVITGQGTAALELFQDVPDLQQFYVPLGGGGLLSGCLLAAKAMAPACEVFGVEPQAGDDAQQSLRSGEIVKIAPPASIADGALTQALAPMTFELIRSMVTDILTVLDPELVQAMRFFAERMKMVVEPTGCLGAAAVMRQGDLQGRKVGVLISGGNVDVSALGRLLA